The Tenebrio molitor chromosome 3, icTenMoli1.1, whole genome shotgun sequence genome contains a region encoding:
- the Vha55 gene encoding V-type proton ATPase subunit B, which translates to MSHPTNISGKQATREQVLAVCRDFVSQPRLTYKTVTGVNGPLVILDDVKFPKFNEIVQLKLSDGSIRSGQVLEVSGSKAVVQVFEGTSGIDAKHTVCEFTGDILRTPVSEDMLGRVFNGSGKPIDKGPPILAEDFLDIQGQPINPWSRIYPEEMIQTGISAIDVMNSIARGQKIPIFSAAGLPHNEIAAQICRQAGLVKVPGKSVLDDHEDNFAIVFAAMGVNMETARFFKQDFEENGSMENVCLFLNLANDPTIERIITPRLALTAAEFMAYQCEKHVLVILTDMSSYAEALREVSAAREEVPGRRGFPGYMYTDLATIYERAGRVEGRNGSITQIPILTMPNDDITHPIPDLTGYITEGQIYVDRQLHNRQIYPPINVLPSLSRLMKSAIGEGMTRKDHSDVSNQLYACYAIGKDVQAMKAVVGEEALTPDDLLYLEFLSKFEKNFITQGSYENRSVFESLDIGWQLLRIFPKEMLKRIPAATLAEFYPRDSRH; encoded by the exons ATGTCTCATCCAACCAATATATCGGGTAAACAGGCTACAAGGGAACAAGTTTTGGCAGTTTGCCGTGATTTTGTCTCACAACCAAGACTTA CTTATAAAACTGTGACTGGTGTAAACGGCCCGTTAGTAATTTTGGACGATGTCAAGTTTCCCAAGTTCAACGAAATCGTCCAACTTAAGCTGTCCGATGGCAGCATTCGATCCGGGCAAGTGCTGGAAGTCAGTGGATCAAAGGCTGTGGTACAGGTGTTTGAAGGAACTTCAGGAATTGACGCTAAACACACCGTTTGCGAATTTACCGGAGATATTTTGAGAACACCAGTTTCTGAAGACATGTTGGGGCGAGTATTCAACGGTTCGGGCAAACCCATAGATAAAG GTCCTCCAATTTTGGCTGAAGACTTTTTGGACATTCAGGGTCAACCCATTAATCCGTGGTCGCGTATTTACCCAGAGGAAATGATCCAGACTGGTATATCTGCTATTGATGTAATGAACTCCATTGCCAGAGGTCAAAAAATTCCAATCTTCTCTGCTGCCGGTTTACCTCATAATGAAATCGCCGCCCAAATTTGTAGACAAGCTGGTCTGGTCAAGGTGCCTGGCAAATCAGTACTCGACGATCACGAAGATAATTTCGCCATCGTGTTCGCCGCTATGGGTGTGAATATGGAAACTGCGCGATTCTTTAAACAAGATTTTGAAGAGAACGGTTCCATGGAGAACGTGTGTCTTTTCTTGAATTTGGCCAATGATCCCACCATTGAGAGAATTATTACTCCCCGTCTCGCCCTTACAGCAGCTGAATTTATGGCCTACCAGTGCGAGAAGCACGTCTTGGTCATCTTAACTGATATGTCTTCGTACGCCGAGGCTTTGCGTGAG GTGTCAGCTGCTCGTGAAGAGGTACCTGGTCGTCGTGGTTTCCCTGGTTACATGTACACCGATTTGGCGACAATTTACGAACGTGCTGGTCGTGTCGAAGGTAGAAATGGTTCGATCACCCAAATCCCAATTCTTACTATGCCCAACGACGATATTACCCATCCAATTCCCGATTTAACGGGTTACATTACTGAGGGACAGATCTACGTAGACCGTCAGCTTCACAACAGACAAATTTATCCACCAATTAACGTGTTGCCTTCTTTGTCGCGTTTGATGAAGTCTGCCATTGGCGAAGGTATGACAAGAAAAGATCATTCTGATGTGTCCAATCAATTG TATGCTTGCTATGCCATCGGCAAAGATGTCCAAGCCATGAAAGCCGTCGTCGGTGAAGAAGCTTTGACTCCTGACGATCTCCTGTACTTGGAATTCTTGTCGAAATTCGAAAAGAATTTCATTACACAAGGTAGTTACGAAAATCGTTCTGTATTTGAATCGTTGGATATTGGTTGGCAATTACTCCGTATTTTCCCGAAAGAAATGTTAAAACGTATTCCTGCAGCCACCTTGGCAGAATTTTATCCAAGGGACTCGCGCCATTAG
- the l(3)87Df gene encoding cytochrome c oxidase assembly protein COX20, mitochondrial isoform X2, producing the protein MSKRIHLKTRYSLMIFGRDVSKIPCFRNSILYGIYSGLGLGLAHFMFKSRPMAACNFAVYSFSGVTLIYWIQCRYKYSQMKFQMLQMQELLRRNALYEGTHLEKESDENQDTKVS; encoded by the exons ATGTCGAAAAGAATCCACCTGAAGACAAGGTAT aGTCTGATGATTTTTGGGCGCGATGTTTCGAAAATTCCATGTTTTCGAAATAGCATTTTATATGGAATTTACAGTGGTTTAGGATTGGGTTTGGCTCATTTCATGTTTAAAAGTCGACCGATGGCTGCTTGCAACTTTGCAGTGTATAGTTTTTCTGGTGTTACATTGATATATTGGATACAATGCAGATACAAATACTCTCAAATGAAATTCCAAATGCTCCAAATGCAAGAATTGTTGAGAAGAAACGCATTGTACGAAGGCACACATCTAGAAAAGGAATCAGATGAGAATCAAGACACCAAAGTTTCATAG
- the l(3)87Df gene encoding cytochrome c oxidase assembly protein COX20, mitochondrial isoform X3, producing the protein MIFGRDVSKIPCFRNSILYGIYSGLGLGLAHFMFKSRPMAACNFAVYSFSGVTLIYWIQCRYKYSQMKFQMLQMQELLRRNALYEGTHLEKESDENQDTKVS; encoded by the coding sequence ATGATTTTTGGGCGCGATGTTTCGAAAATTCCATGTTTTCGAAATAGCATTTTATATGGAATTTACAGTGGTTTAGGATTGGGTTTGGCTCATTTCATGTTTAAAAGTCGACCGATGGCTGCTTGCAACTTTGCAGTGTATAGTTTTTCTGGTGTTACATTGATATATTGGATACAATGCAGATACAAATACTCTCAAATGAAATTCCAAATGCTCCAAATGCAAGAATTGTTGAGAAGAAACGCATTGTACGAAGGCACACATCTAGAAAAGGAATCAGATGAGAATCAAGACACCAAAGTTTCATAG
- the l(3)87Df gene encoding cytochrome c oxidase assembly protein COX20, mitochondrial isoform X1, protein MTDDNVEKNPPEDKSLMIFGRDVSKIPCFRNSILYGIYSGLGLGLAHFMFKSRPMAACNFAVYSFSGVTLIYWIQCRYKYSQMKFQMLQMQELLRRNALYEGTHLEKESDENQDTKVS, encoded by the exons ATGACTGACGATAATGTCGAAAAGAATCCACCTGAAGACAAG aGTCTGATGATTTTTGGGCGCGATGTTTCGAAAATTCCATGTTTTCGAAATAGCATTTTATATGGAATTTACAGTGGTTTAGGATTGGGTTTGGCTCATTTCATGTTTAAAAGTCGACCGATGGCTGCTTGCAACTTTGCAGTGTATAGTTTTTCTGGTGTTACATTGATATATTGGATACAATGCAGATACAAATACTCTCAAATGAAATTCCAAATGCTCCAAATGCAAGAATTGTTGAGAAGAAACGCATTGTACGAAGGCACACATCTAGAAAAGGAATCAGATGAGAATCAAGACACCAAAGTTTCATAG